One Candidatus Nanosynbacter featherlites genomic region harbors:
- the rpsP gene encoding 30S ribosomal protein S16 translates to MLAIRLQRLGRKGYPVYRLAVQEAQRHPSSGRVVAYVGSYNPHTKVANIQVELAQKYLDNGAQPTPRVVKLLKEAGVTLPKWVKEPTADKHKAIRNPEKLRKNQPKEEAPVEEPVEESAE, encoded by the coding sequence ATGTTAGCAATTCGTTTGCAACGTTTGGGTCGCAAGGGCTACCCAGTCTACCGCCTAGCTGTACAGGAAGCGCAGCGCCACCCATCAAGCGGTCGCGTTGTCGCCTATGTTGGTAGCTACAATCCACACACAAAAGTAGCAAATATTCAGGTTGAATTGGCACAAAAATATTTGGACAATGGTGCTCAGCCAACACCACGTGTTGTTAAGTTGTTGAAAGAAGCTGGCGTCACATTGCCAAAGTGGGTTAAAGAACCAACTGCTGACAAGCACAAAGCCATCCGTAACCCGGAAAAATTACGCAAAAACCAGCCGAAAGAAGAAGCTCCAGTTGAAGAGCCAGTAGAAGAATCCGCTGAATAA
- a CDS encoding alanine--tRNA ligase — protein sequence MKAQDIRKKYLDFYKSNGHAVVNRAPLVLHNDPTTLFTGSGMQPMISYLLGEAKHPEGNRIVDSQTCLRAQDIDDIGDNRHTTFFEMLGNWSLGDYFKKEQINWMWQFLSEEVGLDMNRVYVTCYIGDERYNIPKDTEAAEIWAELYEKAGLSSGQADIGSEETGYARGIKPGERIFYYDGSKNWWSRNGGPETTPIGDPCGPDSEMFYEFTSVEHDKSFGEHCHPNCDCGRFMEIGNNVFMAYKKVADGVFEPLDKPNIDHGSGLERIAAAAIDDPDVFKISLMWPIIEKLQDLSGKQYEEHTEAMRVIADHLRAATFLAVDGCVPSNKEQGYVMRRLLRRAIRFAHELGIQDAFFEEIVPVIADLYIQDFPEVAEQRDKIIITLMKEEKAFARTLLKGTKHLLSFIADGLTGQEIFTMHDTYGFPYELSVEIAKRHHIQLAADWKAEFDACMAEQRKRSQTAAKGTFKGGLEGQTMAHRRLHTANHLMYAALRRVLGDHVMQRGSNITAERLRFDFNNDAKVTREQLDEVERLVNTWIDADLPVSYTEYPTEEAFNMGAVGAFGDRYGDTVKVYQMGEGDQRVSFEICGGPHVDHTGQLAQDDDGTPNGKRFKIIKEESSSAGVRRVKAVLK from the coding sequence ATGAAAGCTCAAGATATCCGTAAAAAATACCTCGATTTTTATAAAAGCAATGGTCATGCTGTTGTCAATCGAGCACCGCTGGTGTTGCACAACGACCCAACTACGCTATTTACCGGCTCTGGTATGCAGCCGATGATTAGTTATCTGTTGGGCGAGGCCAAGCATCCTGAGGGAAACCGTATCGTTGACAGCCAGACTTGTTTGCGCGCCCAAGATATCGATGACATTGGCGACAATCGCCATACGACCTTTTTTGAGATGCTCGGTAACTGGAGTTTGGGTGATTATTTCAAAAAAGAGCAGATCAATTGGATGTGGCAATTCTTGTCGGAAGAGGTTGGACTAGACATGAACCGCGTTTACGTCACCTGTTACATCGGTGATGAGCGCTATAATATCCCGAAAGACACTGAGGCGGCGGAAATTTGGGCGGAACTATACGAAAAAGCAGGTTTAAGTAGCGGTCAAGCTGATATCGGCTCAGAAGAAACTGGTTATGCACGCGGTATTAAACCAGGTGAGCGGATTTTTTACTATGATGGCAGCAAAAACTGGTGGAGTCGCAATGGCGGGCCGGAAACTACGCCAATTGGGGATCCATGCGGGCCGGATAGCGAGATGTTTTATGAGTTCACCTCGGTTGAGCACGATAAAAGTTTTGGCGAGCATTGCCATCCAAACTGTGACTGTGGACGCTTTATGGAGATTGGCAATAACGTCTTTATGGCCTACAAAAAGGTGGCCGATGGCGTATTTGAGCCGTTAGATAAGCCAAATATCGACCATGGTTCGGGCCTGGAGCGTATCGCGGCGGCGGCTATCGATGATCCAGATGTCTTTAAAATTAGCTTGATGTGGCCGATCATTGAAAAATTACAAGACCTGAGCGGCAAACAGTACGAAGAGCATACTGAGGCTATGCGGGTGATCGCTGATCATTTGCGAGCGGCGACGTTTTTGGCGGTTGATGGTTGCGTGCCAAGTAACAAGGAGCAGGGCTATGTGATGCGCCGTTTGTTGCGCCGGGCGATTCGTTTTGCGCACGAATTGGGCATTCAGGATGCATTTTTCGAGGAAATTGTGCCGGTCATCGCTGATTTGTATATTCAAGATTTCCCAGAGGTGGCTGAACAGCGCGATAAGATTATCATTACACTGATGAAGGAAGAAAAAGCCTTTGCCCGCACGTTACTTAAGGGTACGAAGCATTTGTTGAGCTTTATTGCTGACGGATTGACAGGTCAAGAGATCTTCACTATGCATGATACGTATGGCTTCCCATATGAACTGAGTGTCGAGATTGCCAAGCGTCATCATATTCAGCTCGCGGCAGATTGGAAGGCGGAATTTGATGCCTGTATGGCGGAGCAGCGTAAGCGTTCTCAAACTGCCGCCAAAGGTACATTTAAAGGTGGGCTGGAAGGTCAGACTATGGCACACCGTCGACTGCATACGGCGAATCATCTGATGTACGCAGCACTAAGGCGAGTATTGGGCGACCACGTCATGCAACGCGGCAGTAATATCACTGCTGAACGTCTGCGGTTTGACTTTAACAATGACGCCAAAGTTACGCGTGAACAGCTGGACGAGGTGGAGAGACTAGTTAACACTTGGATTGACGCTGACTTGCCTGTTAGCTATACTGAATACCCAACCGAGGAAGCTTTCAACATGGGCGCAGTTGGTGCCTTTGGTGACCGCTACGGCGATACTGTCAAGGTTTATCAGATGGGCGAGGGTGACCAGCGAGTCAGCTTCGAAATTTGCGGTGGTCCGCACGTAGACCACACTGGTCAATTGGCTCAGGATGATGACGGCACACCAAACGGTAAACGATTTAAGATAATCAAAGAAGAATCCAGCTCTGCCGGTGTGCGACGCGTAAAAGCCGTACTAAAATAG
- a CDS encoding YdcF family protein produces MIHRLIGLAVVVVVIIIGLTMYLAPDDLAKCPSPGSGECATADAIVAVSGGDTDARTDEAIRLYKQKWSSLLIMSGAAADKTGLSNAEAMKRRALSQGVPDKNIIIEDHSETTKQNAVEVKSVITARKMKRIILVTSGYHMQRARSEFAAQVPGVEVLSHPVSRDKHWGDLWWLTPWGWWLAVGELIKIGLFTIGGTR; encoded by the coding sequence ATGATTCATCGATTGATTGGACTGGCTGTTGTTGTGGTGGTGATTATCATTGGCTTGACAATGTATCTAGCGCCAGACGATTTGGCAAAGTGTCCTAGCCCTGGCTCTGGTGAGTGCGCCACGGCTGATGCCATCGTAGCGGTTTCCGGTGGAGACACTGATGCGCGGACTGACGAAGCAATTCGTTTGTATAAGCAGAAATGGTCGTCGCTACTCATCATGTCGGGTGCGGCAGCTGATAAGACGGGCTTGTCCAATGCTGAGGCTATGAAACGTCGTGCATTGTCGCAGGGTGTGCCAGATAAAAATATCATCATCGAAGATCATTCTGAGACGACAAAACAAAATGCAGTTGAAGTAAAATCAGTCATCACTGCTCGCAAAATGAAGCGTATCATTTTGGTGACTAGTGGTTATCATATGCAACGAGCTCGGTCTGAGTTTGCGGCGCAGGTGCCTGGGGTGGAAGTACTGTCACACCCAGTCAGTCGTGATAAACATTGGGGTGATTTGTGGTGGCTGACGCCGTGGGGTTGGTGGTTGGCAGTTGGTGAATTGATCAAAATTGGCTTGTTTACCATTGGAGGAACACGCTGA
- the ruvX gene encoding Holliday junction resolvase RuvX has protein sequence MAGKNLLALDVGERRIGLAMADTSVRIAVPFGWLENNDEIFTKLAETVLRHDIDIIVVGYPRNQSGEPTKQTAFVEQFVDGFSEIELDAELVYQDESLSSVEAERRLGRVKDKGEIDAEAASIILQDYLEVHYADS, from the coding sequence ATGGCCGGTAAGAATTTGCTGGCACTAGACGTCGGTGAACGACGAATTGGTTTGGCTATGGCTGATACCTCAGTCAGAATCGCTGTGCCGTTTGGTTGGCTGGAGAATAATGATGAGATTTTTACCAAGTTGGCGGAAACAGTATTACGTCATGATATTGACATCATTGTCGTTGGCTATCCGCGCAATCAGTCGGGCGAACCAACCAAACAGACAGCTTTTGTAGAGCAGTTTGTTGATGGTTTTTCTGAGATTGAGCTTGATGCTGAGCTGGTTTATCAAGATGAGTCGCTCAGTAGCGTTGAAGCTGAACGTCGGTTAGGTCGCGTTAAAGATAAAGGTGAGATTGACGCTGAGGCTGCCAGCATCATTTTGCAGGATTATTTGGAGGTACACTATGCAGATTCGTAA
- a CDS encoding cell division FtsA domain-containing protein — translation MVLKDLLKKTDKEERDLLVSLDIGTEAVKALIAEVRNDVIEVIGVGRKQQELGDMHSGAIADISGVVANCEAALAEAEEKAGVQARRVVIGIAGELVKGMTNTIRYRRPQPERALDVAEMEFIIEKVQERAQGKAQAQIALETGNEDVEVKLVNSALVSLHIDGYKVSNPIGFQGKDVAVQIYTAFAPMVHIGALEKVADELALELIAVAAEPFAVSRSVLGTDANSSFTAILADVGGGTTDIAVVNDGGVEGTRMFGIGGRSFTRTIATELDLSYKDAEKLKLNLGHEYVKPSVKKRLDSAIDKTLEVWLSGVELALSEFDSVDHLPNRILLCGGGASLEKLVDALGSEPWYKELPFTKKPVVQRIKPSEVVGITDTTGDITDHTFVTAMGLLRVGYDTMVSGQDANGLMDKINRLLKI, via the coding sequence ATGGTACTAAAAGACTTGCTCAAAAAAACCGACAAAGAAGAACGAGATCTACTAGTTAGTCTAGATATTGGTACAGAAGCTGTTAAGGCTTTGATCGCTGAAGTGCGAAATGATGTCATCGAAGTGATTGGTGTTGGTCGCAAGCAGCAAGAGCTGGGCGATATGCACTCTGGAGCGATCGCCGACATATCTGGCGTAGTTGCCAACTGTGAAGCAGCCTTGGCGGAAGCTGAGGAAAAGGCGGGTGTCCAAGCGCGACGCGTCGTGATTGGCATCGCTGGAGAATTGGTCAAAGGTATGACGAACACCATCCGCTATCGTCGTCCGCAGCCAGAACGAGCGTTGGACGTTGCCGAGATGGAATTTATCATCGAAAAAGTTCAGGAGCGAGCACAAGGCAAAGCTCAAGCACAGATCGCGCTGGAAACTGGCAATGAAGACGTCGAAGTGAAATTGGTCAACTCGGCCCTGGTGAGCTTGCACATTGATGGCTATAAGGTGTCAAATCCAATCGGTTTTCAGGGCAAAGACGTGGCAGTGCAGATCTATACGGCGTTTGCGCCAATGGTGCACATCGGTGCGCTGGAAAAGGTGGCTGATGAGTTGGCGCTAGAGCTGATAGCGGTAGCGGCTGAGCCATTTGCGGTCAGTAGAAGCGTGCTGGGGACAGATGCCAATAGTTCATTTACTGCAATTTTAGCAGACGTTGGTGGTGGAACGACCGACATTGCCGTGGTCAATGACGGTGGCGTGGAAGGCACCAGGATGTTTGGCATCGGTGGTCGCAGTTTCACTAGAACAATTGCCACGGAGCTTGATCTCAGTTATAAAGATGCTGAAAAATTAAAACTCAATCTTGGTCATGAGTACGTCAAGCCGTCGGTCAAGAAACGGCTTGATAGTGCGATTGATAAGACCCTTGAGGTATGGCTGTCCGGGGTAGAGTTGGCATTAAGCGAGTTTGATAGTGTTGATCATTTGCCAAATAGGATTTTACTGTGTGGTGGAGGCGCCAGTTTGGAAAAATTGGTTGACGCTTTGGGGAGTGAGCCGTGGTATAAGGAGCTACCATTCACAAAGAAGCCAGTAGTTCAGCGCATCAAACCGTCTGAGGTGGTCGGCATTACTGATACAACAGGTGATATCACTGACCACACATTTGTGACAGCGATGGGCTTGCTGCGCGTAGGATATGATACAATGGTAAGTGGCCAAGATGCTAATGGCTTAATGGATAAAATTAATCGATTACTTAAAATATAA
- the mltG gene encoding endolytic transglycosylase MltG — protein MQIRKSRKWMIVVAGLVAVLGLSAAAGAGWYIHNLSAVNTGDQTVTRVNITSGMTAPQVASALEEKKLIRSRYAFLGYIKLKRIDARFNVGVYAVKPSQSTPEIIKHLIDGQSDEMAVRFYPDGTLRGKDYRSVESALKKAGYNDADIESAFKADYDSYVFKSRPAGADLEGFVYGDTYFMSGDATAKSAIQRALAEFDQVARKNNLEEKFKKRGLTLYQGITLASIVQKESIGCGVGTEVCEDQRKIASVFYNRMKAGMNLGSDVTYQYAADKMGVTRDTQLDSPYNTRVHKGLPPGPIATPGLSALNAVADPAQTDYLFFLSGDDNVTYFAKTDAEHTANTKAHCHQKCQQS, from the coding sequence ATGCAGATTCGTAAGTCGAGAAAATGGATGATTGTGGTAGCTGGCTTGGTGGCAGTGCTCGGTTTATCTGCTGCAGCTGGAGCTGGTTGGTATATACACAATCTTTCGGCAGTAAACACAGGCGACCAGACAGTAACGCGGGTCAATATCACCAGCGGCATGACAGCTCCTCAGGTGGCATCTGCTCTGGAAGAAAAGAAACTTATCCGCAGTCGGTACGCATTTTTGGGCTATATCAAATTGAAGCGAATTGATGCTCGTTTTAACGTCGGCGTGTATGCTGTTAAGCCATCGCAGTCAACACCTGAGATCATCAAACATCTGATCGACGGTCAATCTGATGAGATGGCTGTTCGCTTCTACCCTGACGGTACGTTACGCGGAAAAGATTATCGCTCAGTCGAAAGCGCCCTCAAAAAAGCTGGATATAACGATGCCGATATTGAATCCGCCTTTAAGGCTGACTACGATAGCTATGTCTTCAAATCACGCCCGGCAGGAGCTGATCTTGAAGGGTTTGTTTATGGTGATACGTATTTTATGAGCGGTGATGCAACCGCCAAATCGGCAATTCAGCGTGCATTAGCAGAGTTTGATCAAGTAGCCAGAAAAAATAATTTGGAAGAAAAGTTCAAAAAACGCGGATTGACGCTGTATCAGGGTATAACGCTCGCTTCTATCGTTCAGAAAGAGTCAATCGGCTGCGGTGTAGGTACTGAAGTCTGTGAAGATCAGCGAAAGATTGCTAGCGTATTTTATAACAGGATGAAAGCCGGCATGAACTTAGGGTCGGATGTGACCTATCAGTATGCTGCTGACAAGATGGGTGTCACTCGTGATACGCAGCTTGACTCCCCATACAATACTCGCGTGCACAAAGGGTTGCCGCCGGGACCGATAGCTACTCCCGGGCTAAGTGCACTGAATGCGGTTGCTGACCCGGCACAGACAGATTACCTCTTTTTCCTCAGTGGCGATGATAATGTAACCTATTTTGCTAAAACAGATGCCGAGCACACTGCTAATACCAAGGCGCATTGTCATCAAAAATGTCAGCAATCTTGA
- the obgE gene encoding GTPase ObgE, producing MFVDTAKVLVRAGKGGNGAVSFRHEKYVDKGGPDGGDGGRGGDVVFLATKDLNTLLNFRYKPELKAEHGGDGSKRNKRGRSGSPLVVKVPMGTLVKRDGKVVADLTVDQQQAVVARGGDGGFGNAHFTSSTRQAPKIAELGEAGEEFEAELELKLLADVGLVGFPNAGKSTFLSVVSNARPEIANYEFTTLTPNLGVADVDDGSILIADIPGLIEGASEGKGLGDQFLRHVERTAVLLHMIDAYSDDPAEKYQTIRRELEKYSEELATRPEIIALTKCEGLDDEIIAMQSTALQNVANGSPVLAISSQTHAGVTELLRLLRREVTDYRAREAELIEEEGDELPVIALDAQAASDAWTVERVVDVEPGNVDDEDAVSFIIHGAKIEKFARRTNFDQFESVNRLRDIMRKMGIAHELIRQGAVGETVVQIGESTPFTLVEQ from the coding sequence ATGTTTGTAGATACAGCGAAAGTATTAGTGCGAGCTGGCAAAGGCGGTAACGGCGCGGTCAGTTTTCGGCATGAGAAATATGTTGACAAGGGTGGTCCTGATGGCGGTGACGGCGGCCGCGGCGGTGATGTGGTATTTTTAGCGACCAAAGACCTGAATACACTCCTCAACTTTCGGTATAAGCCGGAACTGAAAGCAGAACATGGCGGTGATGGCAGTAAGCGTAACAAGCGCGGCAGAAGTGGTTCGCCACTGGTTGTCAAAGTGCCGATGGGTACATTGGTCAAGCGTGACGGTAAGGTGGTGGCGGATTTGACGGTAGACCAGCAGCAGGCAGTCGTTGCCCGCGGTGGTGACGGTGGTTTTGGCAATGCGCACTTTACGTCCAGCACGCGCCAAGCGCCAAAGATTGCTGAACTCGGTGAGGCGGGTGAAGAATTTGAAGCGGAGCTGGAGTTGAAATTATTGGCCGACGTCGGTTTGGTTGGCTTCCCTAACGCTGGTAAGTCGACATTTTTGAGCGTGGTTTCCAACGCCCGACCAGAAATTGCCAATTATGAATTTACGACCTTGACGCCAAATTTGGGCGTGGCAGATGTTGATGACGGTTCGATTTTGATCGCTGATATTCCGGGGCTGATTGAAGGCGCTTCGGAGGGCAAGGGCTTGGGCGACCAGTTCCTGCGCCACGTTGAGCGGACGGCCGTATTACTGCACATGATTGACGCGTATAGTGACGACCCGGCGGAAAAATATCAGACCATTCGCCGCGAGCTGGAAAAATATTCCGAAGAATTGGCGACGCGTCCAGAGATTATCGCTTTGACGAAATGTGAAGGATTGGATGATGAAATTATTGCTATGCAGTCGACGGCGCTACAAAACGTAGCCAATGGTTCGCCAGTGCTAGCGATTTCCTCACAGACACATGCCGGCGTGACCGAACTACTACGCCTACTACGTCGCGAGGTCACAGACTATCGAGCGCGGGAAGCTGAGTTGATTGAAGAAGAAGGCGATGAGTTGCCAGTCATTGCTTTGGATGCACAAGCAGCATCTGATGCCTGGACGGTAGAGCGGGTGGTTGACGTGGAACCTGGTAATGTAGACGATGAAGATGCGGTTAGCTTCATTATCCACGGGGCTAAAATTGAAAAGTTTGCTCGCCGCACTAACTTTGATCAATTTGAATCAGTCAATCGCCTGCGCGACATCATGCGAAAAATGGGTATCGCTCACGAACTCATCCGTCAGGGCGCAGTCGGTGAGACCGTAGTGCAGATTGGCGAATCGACGCCGTTTACGCTGGTTGAGCAGTAG
- a CDS encoding LysM peptidoglycan-binding domain-containing protein: MSVDQLEVADAVASLAEATDLPSAGDLREATTSLQIQKQLAQTDAEVISKPQLIQPETSSQRGITEYVTKPGDDLAKIAAKFKISTQTLRWANNMTSDAVEPGRTLLVPQVDGVVYTVKEGDTIAAIASKYKVDAERVLLYNSLDRVAQPTVNTRIVLPGGELPENERPGYVAPRGGRSSNSHSGYSGVSYGNVAASVGNRYAPGNCTWYSYERRLALGRPIGSFWGNANTWAASARAAGFTVNKTPAPGAIFQSSGGYYGHVGIVDRVENGRVFVSDMNFAGYNVITHRELTNPGAYNYIH; the protein is encoded by the coding sequence ATGTCAGTCGATCAATTGGAAGTGGCTGACGCTGTCGCTAGTTTAGCAGAGGCTACTGATTTACCATCTGCTGGTGACTTGCGCGAAGCAACTACTTCTTTGCAAATCCAGAAGCAGTTAGCTCAAACTGACGCAGAGGTTATCTCTAAGCCGCAGCTTATCCAACCGGAAACGTCGTCTCAGCGTGGTATTACCGAATATGTTACTAAGCCGGGTGATGATTTAGCTAAAATTGCTGCCAAGTTCAAGATTTCAACTCAAACGCTGCGTTGGGCAAACAATATGACCTCTGACGCTGTTGAACCGGGTAGGACACTGTTGGTACCACAAGTTGATGGTGTGGTTTACACTGTTAAGGAAGGTGATACCATCGCAGCTATCGCTTCAAAGTATAAGGTTGATGCTGAGCGAGTCTTATTGTATAACTCACTAGATCGCGTGGCACAGCCAACGGTAAATACGCGCATCGTGTTGCCTGGTGGTGAGCTGCCAGAAAATGAGCGTCCAGGGTATGTCGCACCGCGCGGTGGACGAAGCAGTAATAGTCATTCTGGTTATAGTGGCGTAAGTTACGGTAACGTCGCTGCTTCTGTTGGTAACCGATACGCACCAGGTAACTGTACATGGTACTCATATGAGCGACGCTTGGCACTTGGTCGTCCAATCGGTAGCTTCTGGGGTAACGCCAATACTTGGGCTGCGAGTGCACGTGCTGCTGGTTTTACGGTCAACAAGACGCCAGCTCCGGGTGCTATCTTCCAGAGCTCAGGTGGCTACTACGGACACGTTGGAATCGTTGACAGGGTTGAGAACGGTCGGGTGTTTGTGAGTGACATGAACTTCGCTGGCTATAATGTCATCACTCATCGTGAGTTGACCAACCCAGGCGCTTATAATTATATTCATTAA
- the mnmA gene encoding tRNA 2-thiouridine(34) synthase MnmA has product MARVFVGMSGGVDSSVAAALLVEQGHEVTGVYMKNWSEDLPGMHCPWAEDVADAKRVAVGLGIDFQVFDFQKEYKQNVVDYMIREYQAGRTPNPDVMCNQEVKFKLFLEAALAAGAEYIATGHYARTNEGRLLQARDDNKDQTYFLYRVTSEALAKTMFPLGDFTKAEVREMAKERGLWTASKKESMGICFVGQVGIREFLSEYVETSPGDIIDQQTGVVVGRHDGAIFYTLGQRHGLNIGGGLPYYVVGKDMAKNEVYVSRSIDNENLWRKELTLADVHWIGQPPKDGAYQVRVRHRAPLIDAEVAHMNDAGEKVAVKLVEPQRAVAPGQSAVLYDGKECLGGGIIQTD; this is encoded by the coding sequence ATGGCTCGGGTGTTCGTCGGTATGTCGGGCGGCGTTGATTCGTCGGTAGCGGCAGCGCTATTGGTTGAGCAAGGCCACGAGGTGACTGGCGTGTATATGAAAAACTGGTCGGAAGATCTGCCAGGCATGCATTGTCCGTGGGCAGAAGATGTGGCTGATGCCAAGCGCGTGGCGGTGGGGCTGGGGATCGATTTTCAGGTGTTCGATTTTCAAAAAGAGTACAAGCAAAATGTCGTTGACTATATGATTCGCGAATATCAAGCGGGTCGCACGCCAAATCCTGATGTGATGTGCAATCAAGAGGTGAAGTTTAAGTTGTTTTTGGAGGCGGCGTTGGCAGCGGGTGCGGAGTATATTGCGACGGGGCATTATGCTAGGACGAACGAGGGGCGCTTGCTGCAAGCTCGTGATGACAATAAAGACCAAACCTATTTCCTCTACCGGGTGACGTCGGAGGCACTCGCAAAGACCATGTTCCCGCTGGGTGATTTTACCAAGGCTGAGGTGCGCGAGATGGCCAAAGAGCGGGGCTTGTGGACGGCTAGTAAAAAGGAATCGATGGGGATTTGCTTCGTCGGGCAAGTGGGGATTCGCGAGTTTTTGTCAGAATATGTCGAGACGAGTCCGGGCGATATCATCGATCAGCAAACAGGTGTGGTTGTTGGTCGGCACGATGGGGCGATATTTTACACTTTGGGGCAGCGGCATGGTCTAAATATTGGTGGCGGCTTGCCGTATTATGTTGTTGGCAAGGATATGGCGAAGAACGAAGTTTACGTGTCGCGCTCAATTGATAATGAAAATCTCTGGCGTAAAGAGTTGACACTGGCTGACGTTCACTGGATTGGCCAGCCGCCAAAAGACGGCGCCTATCAGGTTCGGGTGCGACACCGGGCGCCGTTGATTGATGCGGAAGTTGCGCACATGAACGACGCTGGCGAGAAAGTGGCAGTGAAGCTGGTTGAGCCGCAGCGTGCCGTCGCACCAGGCCAATCAGCCGTGCTATATGACGGCAAGGAATGTTTGGGCGGCGGGATTATCCAAACAGATTGA